In Methanococcus voltae PS, the genomic stretch AGATTAGGAACTGAAGCTGCTTTAAAATATTTTGAAACTCTTACTGAGTTACCTGACGAACCTATAACTGTAGAATGGGTTGACGGAGGATTTAAGGTAATTGAGTAAACTCAATTACTACTTTTTTATATTATTTTATATGTATTTTTATCAGATTTTGCAATAGCTATATAAATTAAGAATTCATATAGATAATTATAATTTATGATGTGAATAGTTATGTTAAAAAGGAAAAAATACTATGGAAATGACCCTATAAAAAAACTTATGAACGACCCTGAAAAAGCGGAAAAATACTATAAAATAGCATTTTTGCTAAACATTTGGATGTGGTTTTCAATCTTCTTAGGTTCATTGATATTTATATACTGGGCATATACATCACTATCCTAGGAATCCAAAATTATAAAAGAGTTGGTTTAAATGAATGAATATGTAATATACTTTACATTGTTTACTTTAGTTATAGGAGCATTCTCCTCTTTAAAGTTATGCTTTCATAAAAATACTTCAAACGTTTTAATTGGCGAAGGATTATTAGCTATTATCGTAGCTACATTTTTAATTGTTATCAATGAAATATATTACATAGGTTTTGCACAGTCTGTGGCATTGTTCTTGCTAATATGTGGGCCAGTTGGTACATTGGCATTCTCTAAAACTATGATAAAGGGTAATTCTAAAGTACCTATAAAAGAAAATTAATTTTTAAATATTATTTTTATTAGTTTATTTTTTAAAATTTGAAATATCATTAATCATGTGATTTAACATCTCAAATCCGTCAATCATTTTCATATCTTTTTGAGATTTTATATAATTCATCAAGTTTTCCGTTGTTTCCCAGGATATTTGCGATTTCTCAAATACGGTTTCATAGGTTCTAAGGGGATAATAGAGTTCCTTTGCACTTTTAATTAATATATCATGCTCTTCCCGGTTTATAACATCATCTGATAGTGCATTTGCCATAAATTCCCTAAAGCTAACCATTGAAAAAGTTACTTGTATAATTTCAAATCCATTTTGACTTTTTACATTATCAAATGTAACTGCAACTTCATCATCATCACATAGTGTTCCTGACTTGTAGAGGTTATAAACTTTTCCTACTCCGACCATTCCAAAACCGTCTAATTCGGAAGCTCTTAAAGCACCCATAGAGCCTGCACCATAGACTTTAATGCCTTTCCGTATAATATGTAATATTTCCCTGTGTCCTACCGCAGTATTCTGTAAAAAACAGCCATCTATTATGCCAATTATATCATAATTAAGCATTTCGGGCTTTTGTAAATCCCCTCTTTTTATAGGGTCGTATATATGTAAATCTACGTTTTTAAGCTTTTTATGACTTTCAAATAAATTTTTAATCTCATTTTCTTTTAGAGTTAGTTTAGAAAATATTGCTACTTTCAAATTTTCCATAAAATCACTATTATTTTGTTTTATTTTATTTTTTATACTTTTATATCATTATACAATATATATTTATTTATGTGCATATTGCAATTTCGTTTAAATTTAAATAAATTATAAATACTATGTTTAAATAGATAATAGATAAATCTATTAGTAAATAATATAAAAAGATTAAATAGACCAATATTATTATAAAATTAATATGTATATATATGTATATTTATATTTGAATACCTGAGGTGTAATTTTGGTTACTTACAAAGACGCAGGCGTAGATATTTACGGCGAAGACAAAATAATAAAAGCATTAGTTTCACAAATCAACTTTAAAAGAACGGACGCAATAAAACCAGCTGATTTAGATGGTCACTATGCGGGAGCTATCGAATTTGGCGATTATTACTTAGTACT encodes the following:
- a CDS encoding TfuA-like protein yields the protein MKVAIFSKLTLKENEIKNLFESHKKLKNVDLHIYDPIKRGDLQKPEMLNYDIIGIIDGCFLQNTAVGHREILHIIRKGIKVYGAGSMGALRASELDGFGMVGVGKVYNLYKSGTLCDDDEVAVTFDNVKSQNGFEIIQVTFSMVSFREFMANALSDDVINREEHDILIKSAKELYYPLRTYETVFEKSQISWETTENLMNYIKSQKDMKMIDGFEMLNHMINDISNFKK